Proteins co-encoded in one Chloroflexota bacterium genomic window:
- a CDS encoding MOSC N-terminal beta barrel domain-containing protein, whose protein sequence is MPADVVATVVALWRYPVKSMIGEQLNAGEVTDRGLLGDRGYALVDRETGKVASAKFPR, encoded by the coding sequence ATGCCAGCTGACGTGGTCGCGACCGTCGTTGCGCTGTGGCGCTATCCCGTGAAGTCGATGATAGGGGAGCAGCTCAACGCGGGCGAGGTGACCGACCGTGGCCTGCTGGGCGACCGGGGGTACGCCCTCGTCGATCGCGAGACCGGCAAGGTCGCGAGCGCGAAGTTCCCGCGC